The DNA window CATCATGCCATCAATTAATGAGGCATTGGCACTGTCGGTCGCAAACAATGCGGTTAATGCAGCAATTTTGTCATCACTAAGCTTTGCAGCAACACTGCTGCCCTGCTCTTTAACCATGCGCGTAAGGTACAGCGGGCCACCAGCTTTAGGTCCGGTGCCAGAAAGACCACGGCCGCCAAATGGTTGCACGCCAACAACTGCGCCGATGGTATTACGATTAACATAAACATTACCAGCGCGAGAACGCTGCGCTAAGAACTCAGCTTTTTGGTCGATCCGGGTATGAATGCCCATCGTTAAACCAAAACCGGTTGAGTTAACTTGATCAATCACCTGCTCAATGTCTTTGCCTTTAAAGCGAATAACATGGACACAAGGACCAAAAACTTCTTGCTTAAGTACAGACAAATCACTGATTTCATATAGGCGTGGTGCAAAGAAATAGTTACCCGTGGTGCCCATTTCTGGCAGCGCACAAGTATAGTGCAAGGTCGCTTTGCCGCTTGGTGCCAACTCTTTTAAGTAATCAACGTGAGCGTTTAACGCGCCAAAGGCTTTGCTGTCGATAACCGGACCAACATCGGTGCTAAAAAACGCTGGGTCGCCAACATGCAACTCAGCCATCGCACCTTTGATCATGTCGATCACTTTGTCAGCGATATCTTCTTGCAAGAATAAAACTCTTAGTGCAGAACAACGTTGCCCCGCAGACTGGAAGCCTGAAGAAACCACATCATCAACCACTTGCTCAGGCAAGGCTGTTGAGTCAACGATCATACAGTTTTGACCACCAGTTTCAGCAATCAAAGGAACAGGGTCCCCTTCACGAGCAGCCAAGGTTTGCGCAATAATAGTACCGGTTTCAGTTGAACCCGTAAACATCACACCTTGAATGCGTGGGTCAGGAATAATTATTTTCCCAACCTTGCTACCACGAGCAATAACCGCTTGCACGACATCGCTTGGCAGACCCGCTTGTTGCATGAGTTCGATAGTACGCAGGGCAATTAAGCTGGTTTGTTCAGCAGGTTTTGCAACCACTGTATTCCCAGCAACGATCGCCGCGGCTACCTGACCAAGGAAAATAGCTAATGGGAAGTTCCATGGGCTAATACACAAAATAACACCACGAGACTCTAGCTTAGGATCGGCCATTAGCTCTTGCGCACGCGCGGCGTAGTAACGACAAAAGTCGACCGCTTCACGTACTTCAGACACGCCGTCAACCGGGATTTTTCCTGCTTCTTTAATACAAATTGCAATCAGCTCATCACGATGCTCTTCTAAAAGATCAGCCGTTTTTAATAATACCTGCGCTCGCTCTGCAACAGGAACCGCTGACCAACTAGCAAAAGCGGCCTGACTGCGATCAATAATTTGTTGCATTTTAGCGCCATCGGCATGTTCGATATGGCCAATAATTTCATCAAGGTTAGCAGGGTTCGTTACTGCATGGCTTCCTGCTGGCACTTGGTCAGCTGAAATAATATGCGTAGTAGACCAGTTATCAAGGTTAGCTTTCATTGCCGTTACAAGTCCAACATCGGTTAAATCGATGCCTTTCGAGTTAGCACGTTCACTGCCAAACAAGTTAATTGGCATCGCGATTTGGCTGTTGTATTTGTCGCCCCAAGCTTTGACGGTTTCAACCGGATCGGCCAATAGCGACTCAACCGGAATATCTTCGTCAACAATGTTATTTACAAATGAGCTATTGGCGCCATTTTCTAATAAACGACGCACTAAGTAAGCTAACAGATCTTCGTGAGCGCCAACTGGGGCGTAAACGCGACAAGATATCTGCTCGCCCTGAACCACTTGGTTATACAAAGATTCGCCCATGCCGTGTAAGCGTTGAAATTCAAAGCCTGTTTTGTCGTTATCAATCATTTCTAAAATGGTTGTTACGGTATAAGCATTATGGGTCGCAAACTGAGGGTAAATACTGTCACGATAGCTAAGCAGTTTTTTGGCACAGGCTTGGTAAGAAACATCAGTCGAAGGTTTGCGCGTAAAAACAGGGAAGTCAGGTAAACATTCAACCTGTGAATTTTTCATTTCACTGTCCCAATAAGCACCTTTAACCAAACGCACCATCATTTGGCGCTCGGCTTTAAGGGTTATTTCACGGACCCATTCAATCACAAAAATAGCGCGTTTTTGGTACGCTTGCACCGCAATACCAAAACCATTCCAGCCGTCTAGTGCCGGATCAAGAAATACTGCTTCAATCACATCCATCGAGATATCAAGACGGTCAGCTTCTTCAGCGTCTACCGTAAAACCAATGTCCCAAGCTTTCGCCGCTAAGGCAAGTTGCTTTAACCGTGGCACTAATTCTGCCATTACTCGGTCACGATGTGAAAATTCATAACGTGGATGAATCGCCGACAATTTAATTGAAATGCCTGGGCTCTTCTGTGGCCCACGTCCGGCCGCTGCAGTGCCGATAGCTTCGATGGCACCAACGTAGGCGTCATAATAGCGGTCAGCATCTTTCATGGTGCGTGCACCTTCGCCCAGCATATCGTACGAATAGGTATAACCTTTGCTTTCTTGGTCAACCGCACGATCTACTGCTTCATGGATATTGCGCCCCATGACAAACTGAGTGCCCATGATTTTCATCGCATAGCGTACCGCTTTACGAATAACAGGTTCACCTAAGCGACCAACGGTCCGTTTAAGCAAGTTAAACTGAAACTTTTTCTGCTTATCGGTATAGTTAACCAGCTTGCCGGTCATTAACAGACCCCATGAAGAGGCATTAACAAAGATCGATTCACTGTTACCAAGATGAGAGCCCCAATCGCCGTCAGCCAACTTATCACGAATTAAGTTATCTGCAGTTATCTTGTCTGGCACCCGTAACAAAGCTTCGGCCAAACACATTAAGACCACGCCTTCGTCTGTAGACAGGGCAAACTCATTTAACAGTGCATCAACACCACCTTTGCCAATTTGATCCTTACGAATATTTACAACCATTTGACGTGCGTATTCCCAAGCACGGCTTTTTGCATCAACCTCAATTTCGGCCAATGGCAACAGATAATTTAAAATTTCGTTTTCATCACAACGATAATGATCGCGGATAGTTTGACGTATTTCGCTAGAGGCGGTTAATGTACCGTTAAATAACATGAGCTGTTCTCACTTATAATTGTATGTCTTATTGATGAGGTCGATTTTAGCGATCCCACAGCAGAATGTGCTGGTGTAATTCCCAAAATAGCGGTAGATTAGCGGGATATCCGCTAACAAAACCGTAGAATATACTGACTATGAACAAATCGCACAAATCTCGTACCCTAGACAGGATCGACCTAAACATTTTAGCGACATTACAAGTCGACGGCAGGATCTCAAATGTCAACCTTGCTAAAACTGTCGGCTTAAGCGCTAGCCCTTGCTTAGATCGCGTTAAACGTCTCGAAGTTGAAGGCTTTATCGAACGGTACGGCGCGCACTTAAACGCCTCTAAGTTAAAATTTGGAATGTCAGCCTTTGTTCAAATTACGCTAGATCGCACCACAAGTGAAATCTTTAACACTTTTGAAGCGGCCATTCGATTAATTGACCAAGTAGCTGAATGCCATATGGTTGCCGGGGGGTTTGATTATTTGGTTAAAATAAGAATCGCCGACATGGAAGCCTACCGCCAAGTTTTAGGCACGATAGTTGATATCCCAGGTGTCGCCAAAAATCATACCTATGTCGTGATCGAACAAGTAAAAGAAGATCAGGGGTTGCCGCTGCAACCCTAAGTAACCCTGTCTCGCTTAACTAAGTTTAGTTTAGTTTAGTTAATCTCATCACGTGCCGCGCAATGACTTGCCGCGGTTTAAAACCTGCCCTGCGCTTTTAGCTCAAGATAAGACGCTTCTAATAACTCCAGCAATTGTTGCGCCTGTGGGTATTTTTTAGACACCACAAATTGAACCGGAACTTCAGATAAAGGCGAAGCAACCAAGTTCGGCAGTTCAAATACATCCAGTGTTGCGTCAATCGGCGTTTTATAATCCAATAGATAGTCAACCCGACCGATTTTTAGTAATGCTAAACCAGCGCTATGCGTTGATGCTTCAATCACCGTAATATTATTGACTGGGTTTTTTATATAACTTATCCAACCACCGTATGAATACCCACGAATAACCGCGATAGTCTGATGGTTAAGATCGCTCTTGCTCTTTATGCTTGGTTTATCGCCGACGTGATACGCTTGCAGCTTTATTTTCATCAGCTTGGTCTCTGACACTAACACTTTATCAGTTTCAGCAACCGCCGCGACTCCAAGCCATAAATCAATCTTTCCTTCTATTAGATAAGTTGTCATTCTTTTGGTCGGATAGGAAATAAAATTAGCGTCATAACCTGCGTCAGTTAAAATTTGTCGCAACAGGTCAATTAATTGACCTTGAGCCAACCCATGCTGATCAGTACTAAATAAAGGTGGGAATTCGACAAAACCTACGCGTACGGTAGGTCGCGGTTGCTTATGTTGCGATTGGTTAGCTTGCGCTCCAGCAATTAACACCAAAGATAAAATAACGCCAACGAGTAATTTTTTCATAACAGTCCCTTACC is part of the Gammaproteobacteria bacterium genome and encodes:
- a CDS encoding Lrp/AsnC ligand binding domain-containing protein, yielding MNKSHKSRTLDRIDLNILATLQVDGRISNVNLAKTVGLSASPCLDRVKRLEVEGFIERYGAHLNASKLKFGMSAFVQITLDRTTSEIFNTFEAAIRLIDQVAECHMVAGGFDYLVKIRIADMEAYRQVLGTIVDIPGVAKNHTYVVIEQVKEDQGLPLQP
- a CDS encoding transporter substrate-binding domain-containing protein, coding for MKKLLVGVILSLVLIAGAQANQSQHKQPRPTVRVGFVEFPPLFSTDQHGLAQGQLIDLLRQILTDAGYDANFISYPTKRMTTYLIEGKIDLWLGVAAVAETDKVLVSETKLMKIKLQAYHVGDKPSIKSKSDLNHQTIAVIRGYSYGGWISYIKNPVNNITVIEASTHSAGLALLKIGRVDYLLDYKTPIDATLDVFELPNLVASPLSEVPVQFVVSKKYPQAQQLLELLEASYLELKAQGRF
- the putA gene encoding bifunctional proline dehydrogenase/L-glutamate gamma-semialdehyde dehydrogenase PutA, producing MLFNGTLTASSEIRQTIRDHYRCDENEILNYLLPLAEIEVDAKSRAWEYARQMVVNIRKDQIGKGGVDALLNEFALSTDEGVVLMCLAEALLRVPDKITADNLIRDKLADGDWGSHLGNSESIFVNASSWGLLMTGKLVNYTDKQKKFQFNLLKRTVGRLGEPVIRKAVRYAMKIMGTQFVMGRNIHEAVDRAVDQESKGYTYSYDMLGEGARTMKDADRYYDAYVGAIEAIGTAAAGRGPQKSPGISIKLSAIHPRYEFSHRDRVMAELVPRLKQLALAAKAWDIGFTVDAEEADRLDISMDVIEAVFLDPALDGWNGFGIAVQAYQKRAIFVIEWVREITLKAERQMMVRLVKGAYWDSEMKNSQVECLPDFPVFTRKPSTDVSYQACAKKLLSYRDSIYPQFATHNAYTVTTILEMIDNDKTGFEFQRLHGMGESLYNQVVQGEQISCRVYAPVGAHEDLLAYLVRRLLENGANSSFVNNIVDEDIPVESLLADPVETVKAWGDKYNSQIAMPINLFGSERANSKGIDLTDVGLVTAMKANLDNWSTTHIISADQVPAGSHAVTNPANLDEIIGHIEHADGAKMQQIIDRSQAAFASWSAVPVAERAQVLLKTADLLEEHRDELIAICIKEAGKIPVDGVSEVREAVDFCRYYAARAQELMADPKLESRGVILCISPWNFPLAIFLGQVAAAIVAGNTVVAKPAEQTSLIALRTIELMQQAGLPSDVVQAVIARGSKVGKIIIPDPRIQGVMFTGSTETGTIIAQTLAAREGDPVPLIAETGGQNCMIVDSTALPEQVVDDVVSSGFQSAGQRCSALRVLFLQEDIADKVIDMIKGAMAELHVGDPAFFSTDVGPVIDSKAFGALNAHVDYLKELAPSGKATLHYTCALPEMGTTGNYFFAPRLYEISDLSVLKQEVFGPCVHVIRFKGKDIEQVIDQVNSTGFGLTMGIHTRIDQKAEFLAQRSRAGNVYVNRNTIGAVVGVQPFGGRGLSGTGPKAGGPLYLTRMVKEQGSSVAAKLSDDKIAALTALFATDSANASLIDGMMQHSKNIAIDWAHSDLNTRISALRQLLAQVSSQSAMKLQPELAATITAASAQLIMIEKKLSKPTQLPGPTGESNTLHLESRGCVSVVRDADTSFDFWFVGIITALAAGNTVVTCVEQAYLAQAQVIRDSLNKIGLVQGVFQVAQLSQLENLNAHDHLCGAVVDNKTGLTHVINQQLAARVGAILPVISAVSHKVLFERLVTEKTISVDTTAAGGNASLMTMDIED